In Caldanaerovirga acetigignens, the following are encoded in one genomic region:
- the rplA gene encoding 50S ribosomal protein L1, with translation MPKRSKSYLEALKLVDRTKLYEPREAIELALQTANKKFDETIEVAVRLGVDPRHADQQVRGTVVLPHGTGKTPKVLVFAKGDKATEAEQAGADYVGAEDLIAKIEGGFLDFDVAVATPDMMGAVGKVGRILGPRGLMPNPKAGTVTFDVGKTVKEIKAGKIEYRVDRTGIVHAPIGKKSFGPDKLMDNFVALIESIIKAKPAAAKGTYLKSITVSSTMGPGIKINPAKVIEKK, from the coding sequence ATGCCAAAAAGAAGCAAAAGCTATCTTGAAGCGTTAAAACTGGTAGACAGGACTAAATTATACGAGCCAAGGGAAGCAATAGAGCTTGCTTTGCAGACCGCTAACAAAAAATTTGATGAGACCATCGAAGTGGCTGTAAGACTTGGAGTTGACCCGCGCCACGCCGACCAGCAGGTGAGAGGGACCGTGGTGCTCCCCCACGGCACGGGCAAAACGCCTAAAGTGCTGGTGTTTGCAAAGGGCGATAAAGCTACAGAAGCTGAGCAGGCAGGAGCCGATTACGTAGGCGCGGAAGACTTGATTGCCAAAATTGAAGGGGGATTTTTGGATTTCGATGTAGCCGTGGCAACTCCCGACATGATGGGTGCGGTAGGTAAAGTAGGCCGTATTTTAGGGCCGCGGGGCCTAATGCCCAACCCCAAAGCGGGTACAGTTACCTTCGATGTAGGTAAGACAGTTAAAGAAATCAAAGCAGGAAAGATTGAATACCGTGTGGATAGGACGGGAATAGTTCACGCGCCTATCGGCAAGAAATCTTTCGGTCCTGACAAATTGATGGACAATTTCGTGGCTCTTATAGAATCAATAATTAAAGCAAAACCCGCAGCGGCAAAAGGCACTTATCTGAAGAGCATAACGGTATCAAGTACCATGGGACCCGGAATTAAAATAAATCCAGCAAAGGTGATTGAAAAGAAGTAA
- the rplK gene encoding 50S ribosomal protein L11, translating into MAKKVVAVVKLQIPAGKATPAPPVGPALGPTGINIMNFCKEFNEKTASQVGLIIPVELTVYQDRSYTFVLKTPPASVLLKKAAGIEKGSGEPNKNKVGKVTRKDIREIAELKMKDLNAASLEAAMRMIEGTARSMGITVVD; encoded by the coding sequence ATGGCCAAAAAAGTAGTGGCAGTAGTAAAACTTCAGATTCCTGCTGGAAAAGCTACGCCTGCTCCGCCGGTAGGTCCTGCACTGGGTCCTACGGGAATCAATATAATGAATTTCTGTAAGGAATTCAATGAAAAAACGGCATCCCAGGTGGGGCTAATAATTCCAGTGGAACTTACCGTATACCAGGACAGGTCCTACACTTTTGTCCTGAAGACGCCACCGGCTTCAGTGTTGCTTAAAAAAGCCGCCGGCATAGAAAAGGGTTCCGGTGAGCCCAATAAGAACAAAGTCGGCAAGGTTACGAGGAAAGATATAAGAGAAATCGCAGAACTGAAAATGAAGGACCTCAATGCCGCAAGTTTAGAGGCGGCAATGCGTATGATAGAAGGAACGGCCCGCAGCATGGGCATAACCGTAGTTGATTAA